The following coding sequences lie in one bacterium genomic window:
- a CDS encoding extracellular solute-binding protein: protein MKRANRTRAIAAVVGIALMAFLIGAAGPRGAGAQSPVTLNVYISGDTNIFDLWNKMLLPAFSKRYPQYRANFVPLLHGEGSQGVLDKILAAKQAGRPTDVDLWETQPSFVAQGAPNGLWVKLTNSLIPNLAHVPTQKLEATDYYGMPYRGSSVVVAYNTAFVKNPPKTLDDLLAWIKANPGKFTYCDPNTGGSGQAFMVAVIYKFAQMAQYTGSGYEQKMEAAWDPAWQMLKSLEPQMYNNGFHPNGNVAVLQLLAQQNVYIAPVWSDMGTDYLKRGLLPKSVRLEQISPPLFGGDSTVTAPVGSGHLEGTFTLLNWLLTPEAQQLVISGVSGYPGVDWKYMPDSVKMQFADVAKPYAPLPNSKYFADMLRLWHEKVAGGG from the coding sequence ATGAAACGAGCCAACCGGACACGCGCAATTGCCGCCGTGGTGGGCATCGCGCTCATGGCCTTTCTCATCGGGGCTGCCGGTCCCCGCGGCGCCGGGGCGCAGAGCCCCGTGACGTTGAACGTCTACATCAGCGGTGACACCAACATCTTCGATTTGTGGAACAAGATGTTGTTGCCCGCGTTCAGCAAGCGCTACCCGCAGTACCGCGCGAACTTTGTGCCGCTGCTCCACGGCGAGGGGTCGCAGGGCGTGCTCGACAAGATCCTCGCCGCGAAGCAAGCCGGACGGCCCACGGACGTGGACCTGTGGGAAACGCAGCCGTCGTTCGTTGCCCAAGGCGCCCCGAACGGCCTCTGGGTGAAGCTGACGAACAGCCTGATCCCGAACCTCGCGCACGTCCCGACGCAGAAGTTGGAGGCCACCGACTACTACGGGATGCCCTATCGCGGATCGTCGGTCGTTGTCGCGTACAACACCGCGTTCGTCAAGAACCCGCCGAAGACGCTCGACGACTTGCTGGCGTGGATCAAGGCGAACCCCGGGAAGTTCACGTATTGCGACCCCAACACCGGCGGCTCCGGCCAGGCGTTCATGGTCGCCGTGATCTACAAGTTCGCGCAGATGGCCCAGTACACCGGGAGCGGATACGAACAGAAGATGGAGGCGGCTTGGGATCCCGCGTGGCAGATGCTGAAGAGCCTGGAGCCGCAGATGTACAACAACGGGTTCCATCCGAACGGCAACGTCGCCGTGCTGCAGTTGCTGGCCCAGCAAAACGTCTACATCGCGCCTGTCTGGTCGGACATGGGCACGGACTACCTGAAGCGCGGCCTGCTCCCGAAGTCGGTGCGGCTCGAGCAGATCAGCCCACCGCTGTTCGGCGGCGACTCCACCGTCACGGCGCCGGTCGGCTCCGGGCATCTCGAGGGGACGTTCACGCTGCTGAACTGGCTGCTGACCCCTGAGGCGCAACAGCTGGTGATCAGCGGGGTTTCCGGCTATCCGGGCGTCGATTGGAAGTACATGCCGGACAGCGTGAAGATGCAGTTTGCGGACGTCGCGAAGCCGTACGCGCCGCTTCCGAACTCGAAGTACTTCGCGGACATGCTGCGCTTGTGGCATGAGAAGGTCGCAGGAGGCGGCTAA
- a CDS encoding ABC transporter permease subunit encodes MRVHKISKQGALGLALVLPPLLVLGLLVILPAITAVVETLKPPVGIEATPFANYAQVLGTRILRSDIVFTVVVTLVSVAAVFLLSYPLALYLRFVRTRSTALLGVLFMVPLFVPVVIASFAMITFLVGHGLVSTLLYRVGIEQFPRLMYNATGIVLTEVWVSIPFAVLILGAGLQAIDDALIDSARDVGAGPLRTFFAVILPLNATPTMITLTLLFIAVFGSFTIPYLVGGNAPQMLGVTMTAYLTQYLRRAESVTMAVIAFILASVVGVVYVASVSRRERTAR; translated from the coding sequence GTGCGCGTGCATAAGATCTCGAAGCAGGGAGCACTGGGGCTGGCCCTGGTGCTCCCTCCCCTTCTCGTGCTGGGGCTCCTCGTGATCCTGCCCGCGATCACGGCGGTGGTGGAGACCCTCAAGCCGCCGGTGGGCATCGAGGCGACCCCGTTCGCCAACTACGCCCAGGTCCTCGGTACGCGGATCCTCAGGAGCGACATCGTCTTCACCGTCGTCGTGACCCTCGTCTCGGTGGCGGCCGTGTTCCTGCTGAGCTATCCGCTCGCCCTGTACCTCCGGTTCGTCCGCACGCGGAGCACGGCGCTGCTCGGTGTGCTGTTCATGGTGCCGCTGTTCGTGCCCGTCGTGATCGCCTCGTTCGCGATGATCACCTTTCTCGTGGGGCACGGGCTCGTCTCGACCCTGCTCTACCGCGTGGGCATCGAGCAGTTTCCGCGCCTCATGTACAACGCGACCGGCATCGTCCTGACGGAGGTGTGGGTGAGCATCCCGTTTGCGGTGCTCATCCTCGGCGCCGGCCTCCAAGCGATCGACGACGCGTTGATCGACAGCGCCCGCGACGTTGGCGCGGGGCCGCTCCGCACGTTCTTCGCGGTGATCCTGCCACTCAACGCGACCCCAACCATGATCACGCTGACCTTGCTGTTCATCGCGGTCTTCGGCTCGTTCACGATCCCCTATCTCGTGGGGGGGAACGCACCACAGATGCTCGGCGTGACGATGACAGCCTACCTCACCCAGTACCTGCGGCGCGCCGAGTCCGTGACGATGGCGGTGATCGCGTTCATCCTCGCCTCGGTCGTGGGGGTCGTCTACGTCGCGAGCGTGAGCCGCCGGGAACGGACGGCGCGATGA
- a CDS encoding carbohydrate ABC transporter permease: protein MTRTPWFWAVGVLRRAVGIGALLALAAFILGPLATLLVWAFAGTWLFPNLLPEFSLKWWLYVLGNADVGKSIRMSFLSAPTATLLSAAICIPAAYAFARLEFPGRRVLLLSFLSANAFPKIGLYVSIATLFYRLDLMDTFAGVVLIQLVNTLLFMIWIPTGTFRGINVNLEEAARDAGAGPLRTFFQITLPIAMPGLIVAAMFAFIAAFDEAQGSLIVGTPNHITMPVMMYALVLGYPQPVGAVFSVLLSLPSVVLLLLAQRYLRAGYLAAGYSL, encoded by the coding sequence ATGACCAGGACGCCATGGTTCTGGGCGGTCGGTGTGCTGCGGCGCGCGGTCGGGATCGGCGCGCTTCTCGCGCTGGCGGCGTTCATCCTGGGGCCGCTCGCGACCTTGCTCGTGTGGGCGTTCGCGGGCACGTGGCTGTTCCCCAACCTCCTCCCGGAGTTTTCGCTCAAGTGGTGGCTCTACGTCCTCGGCAACGCGGACGTCGGCAAATCGATCCGGATGAGCTTTCTCAGCGCCCCGACTGCGACGCTGCTGTCCGCGGCGATCTGCATCCCGGCCGCGTACGCGTTCGCAAGGCTCGAGTTCCCGGGACGGCGCGTGCTGCTGCTGTCGTTCCTCAGCGCGAACGCCTTCCCCAAGATCGGACTGTACGTCAGCATCGCGACCCTCTTCTACCGCCTCGACTTAATGGACACGTTCGCGGGCGTGGTCCTGATCCAGCTCGTGAACACGCTGCTGTTCATGATCTGGATCCCGACGGGCACGTTCCGCGGCATCAACGTCAACCTCGAAGAGGCGGCCCGGGACGCCGGCGCGGGGCCGCTGCGGACGTTTTTCCAGATCACGCTGCCGATCGCGATGCCGGGGCTGATCGTGGCCGCGATGTTCGCCTTCATCGCCGCGTTCGATGAAGCGCAGGGCTCGCTGATCGTGGGCACCCCGAACCACATCACGATGCCGGTGATGATGTACGCCCTGGTCTTGGGGTATCCGCAGCCGGTCGGCGCGGTGTTCTCCGTGCTGCTCTCGCTGCCGTCGGTCGTCCTGCTGCTGCTGGCGCAACGGTACCTGCGGGCCGGGTATCTCGCGGCCGGGTACAGCCTCTAG
- a CDS encoding ABC transporter ATP-binding protein, translating into MARLMLDHLTKRFGTQAAVHDVTLDVRDGELMCLLGPSGCGKTTTLRMIGGFTAPDSGDIQIDGKSIAAMPPERRPTAMVFQRYNLWPHMSVEQNVAFGLRIRRIAHAEIERKVQDALTLVGLPQASRKFPHQLSGGEQQRVAVARALVLEPQILLLDEPFSNLDARLRVHMREEVKQLQRTVGITTVFVTHDQEEALTIADRIAVMHQGVLQQVDTPTALYAYPRTLFVADFIGTMNLIKARTHAQSGGTIVTAGPWQLAVPDRTWPDGSEATVAVRPEDLVVAPDGAAVEVRRVVNLGHYLQVLLQCPEVGELRMFTEKGAALSEGQRVHVRLARALAFHGSDLAEIGGPMRSTAAAPADRR; encoded by the coding sequence ATGGCGCGGTTGATGCTCGACCACCTGACGAAGCGGTTCGGGACGCAGGCGGCCGTGCACGACGTCACGCTCGACGTGCGGGACGGGGAGCTCATGTGCCTGCTCGGCCCGTCCGGATGCGGCAAGACGACGACGTTGCGTATGATCGGCGGGTTCACGGCGCCCGATTCCGGCGACATCCAGATCGACGGCAAGAGCATCGCCGCGATGCCCCCGGAGCGCCGCCCGACCGCGATGGTGTTCCAGCGCTACAACCTGTGGCCACACATGTCGGTCGAGCAGAACGTGGCGTTCGGGCTCCGCATCCGCCGGATCGCACACGCGGAAATCGAGCGCAAGGTCCAGGACGCGCTCACGCTCGTGGGTCTCCCGCAGGCGAGCCGCAAGTTTCCCCACCAGCTCTCCGGCGGAGAGCAGCAGCGGGTCGCGGTCGCCCGGGCGCTCGTCCTGGAGCCGCAGATTCTCCTGCTGGACGAACCGTTCAGCAACCTCGACGCCCGGCTGCGCGTGCACATGCGCGAGGAGGTCAAGCAGCTCCAGCGCACCGTGGGGATCACGACGGTGTTCGTGACCCACGACCAGGAGGAAGCGCTGACGATCGCCGACCGGATCGCGGTCATGCACCAGGGCGTGCTCCAGCAGGTGGACACGCCGACGGCGCTGTACGCGTATCCACGCACGCTGTTCGTCGCCGACTTCATCGGCACAATGAACCTGATCAAAGCCCGAACGCACGCGCAGTCCGGGGGGACGATCGTGACGGCCGGCCCCTGGCAGCTCGCCGTGCCGGATCGGACCTGGCCAGACGGCAGCGAGGCCACGGTCGCGGTGCGGCCGGAAGACCTCGTCGTCGCGCCCGACGGCGCGGCCGTCGAAGTCCGCCGCGTCGTCAACCTGGGACACTACCTGCAGGTGCTGCTCCAGTGCCCAGAGGTCGGGGAACTCCGGATGTTCACGGAGAAAGGCGCCGCGCTGAGCGAGGGACAACGCGTGCACGTACGCCTCGCGCGGGCACTCGCGTTCCATGGCTCGGATCTGGCGGAGATCGGCGGGCCGATGCGGTCGACCGCGGCCGCGCCGGCCGATCGGCGGTGA
- a CDS encoding aminotransferase class I/II-fold pyridoxal phosphate-dependent enzyme: protein MTDAPEQRRVGPPPSRPWVPSAADAWYARLADEAAVLDPAALVARVEHWVEHQAWWTDDTCINLNAATNIMSPRARALMGSTLGPRPSLGYAGDKYETGLADTERIEVVAAELARALFHAAFAEIRVLSGSLANLYAFMAIARPGDAVMVVPESAAGHATHHAHGAAGLYGLTIHDIPFDPVAMNVDVDGLARRARDVRPAVVLVGASLVLFPYDLAAVRRIADDVGARVMFDAAHVAGLIAGGAFPSPLDHGADVLTMSTYKSFGGPPGGVVLTNDAGIAERLDRIAYPGLSANTDLGRIAALAVAEADLLAHGPAYARRCVENAQALGAALGAEGFAVLGERMGYTRSHHVAVDARPLGGGTKTARRLEPANILATGIPLPIPAVAGDYNGLRLGTQEVTRWGMGPAEMAHVAQLMARLLLRGEHAAAVARDAAALRAAFRTVGFCIDA from the coding sequence ATGACTGACGCACCGGAACAGCGCCGCGTCGGCCCGCCACCGAGCCGGCCGTGGGTGCCCTCGGCCGCGGACGCGTGGTACGCTCGGCTCGCCGACGAGGCCGCCGTGCTCGACCCCGCTGCGCTCGTCGCCCGCGTGGAGCACTGGGTCGAGCATCAAGCTTGGTGGACCGACGATACCTGCATCAACTTGAACGCCGCCACCAACATCATGAGTCCGCGGGCGCGCGCCCTGATGGGGAGCACGCTGGGACCCCGCCCGAGCCTCGGGTACGCGGGCGACAAGTACGAAACGGGGCTCGCGGACACGGAGCGAATCGAGGTCGTCGCGGCCGAACTCGCGCGCGCGCTGTTCCACGCCGCGTTCGCAGAGATCCGGGTGCTCAGCGGGTCGCTCGCGAACCTCTACGCCTTCATGGCGATCGCCCGCCCGGGCGACGCGGTGATGGTCGTGCCCGAATCCGCGGCGGGCCACGCAACGCACCACGCCCACGGTGCCGCAGGGCTCTATGGCCTGACCATTCACGATATTCCGTTCGACCCGGTGGCGATGAACGTGGATGTGGACGGGTTAGCGCGCCGGGCCAGGGACGTCCGGCCCGCGGTGGTGCTGGTCGGGGCGAGCCTCGTGCTCTTCCCCTACGACCTGGCCGCGGTACGCCGCATCGCCGACGATGTCGGGGCACGAGTGATGTTCGACGCGGCGCACGTCGCCGGCTTGATTGCCGGCGGCGCCTTCCCGTCGCCGCTCGATCACGGGGCGGACGTGCTCACGATGTCGACGTACAAGTCGTTTGGCGGGCCGCCGGGCGGCGTGGTGCTGACGAACGACGCGGGCATCGCGGAGCGGCTCGACCGGATCGCCTACCCCGGCCTGTCCGCGAATACCGATCTCGGCCGGATCGCGGCGCTCGCGGTCGCCGAGGCCGACCTGCTGGCGCACGGCCCGGCGTATGCGCGCCGCTGCGTCGAGAACGCGCAGGCGCTGGGCGCCGCGCTCGGCGCCGAGGGGTTCGCGGTGCTGGGAGAGCGCATGGGCTACACACGCTCCCACCACGTGGCCGTCGACGCGCGACCGCTCGGCGGGGGCACGAAGACCGCCCGCCGGCTCGAGCCGGCGAACATCCTGGCTACCGGGATCCCGCTTCCGATCCCGGCGGTCGCGGGAGACTACAACGGCCTGCGGCTCGGCACCCAGGAAGTCACCCGCTGGGGCATGGGGCCGGCCGAGATGGCCCACGTCGCCCAGCTGATGGCACGCCTCCTCCTCAGAGGCGAGCACGCTGCGGCCGTGGCCCGTGATGCCGCCGCGCTACGGGCGGCGTTCCGCACGGTGGGCTTCTGCATCGACGCGTAG